Sequence from the Rutidosis leptorrhynchoides isolate AG116_Rl617_1_P2 chromosome 3, CSIRO_AGI_Rlap_v1, whole genome shotgun sequence genome:
AGTTGTAATCAAATTGACAACTATATGAAAGTTGTAATCAACTTGACAACAATATGATAGTTGTGATCAAATTGACTTTGCCATGCCACCTTCTAGATTGTTACTTCAACAAATTGACCCTACAATCACTGTGAAAATGTAAATTATGGAAGATTCTATGCCCCAGACACTAAACCATTTTTACAAGATGGGTCTAAAGGATTAAACATGAAATTTGTTTTTAGGCATAAATACCTAACATCAGCAGACCCCTTCAACAAATTTAAGAacttgttttttatttttatttttattaacacgTGCATTCAACCTTTTTTTCTCAAACTGGCGATTTACAGGGCGACTACCCGCTTAGGCAAAAGTACCTACAACATAATTACTATCAAACTGTGGTACAATCGACCAAAAAAGGATATTATCCAAGCGCATTTCAAGTAATTGTAGTAAAACCCGACCTGGCTCGGGCGTAGTGGGTCTGTACGCCTTTGGTAAAAGTATCATATGATTCTTCATGAAATTTGTTAATGAATTGTCATGGAAAAAAGGGATAACACATGATAAGTAATAATATGGGGAAACCTAAAACTTGAGACTTTATAAACTACAATAAATTGGTTATAAGAAACTATCGAACTTGAGAGACTGTATCGAGTGACAGCATCTGGTATATGAACTACAGCCTAAACTTAAGAACTACAAAATCTGTTTATCCATTTACAAACACTTGCAGCTTACAAATATACACCAAAACTACGAGTATCGCCTTTTCATAAATAGGTTGTAACTTATTGCATATAAATTAGATCTCAACTAACCTCACATCGTCTTTACAATTGGATTCTTCAAACAATCATCGGGTTTTGCCTTGATCTTGACAGGTTTACCAAGCTTAGATTTATCTTCCAATTTAGCATTTTCACGAGCCCTGTCACAAACAGGAAACCCAGAATCGTCCCAGGATTCCAAGATCACACCTGACCCAACACAAACTTTTTCTTTATAAAATGCTGCAAATTGACCGGCGGCTAGACCCTGGTCATCTTCAGGTAACTGAACAGTGCCGATGTGTTCGGTTCCATTTTCAGCAAGTTCCATATGCAAAGTGCAATTGTAGAAATCAGGTCCATGTCGAACCTATCAAACTTATAAATGTTAGTAAGGTGTTGTTTTTTTTCAGTCTGCAGATCTGTCTGCGCGTCCACAGACGTTTTTACTGCAGACTGTTTATTCTGGAGACATAAGATAATGTCTTATTCTGTCTGTAAACCATCACTAGATAGCCAAGTGGTTGAGgccctgagttccttgcaagaggtctcaggttcgaatcccgtatagggcgaatatttagtggtggccagaGATGGGTTGAAAACAGCCAGAGAATAATCCTACTGagctgcgtacatcagagtatgtgGTCGGATTATTCGCCctcccgggtaacccgaacagggaaaaccttctacTTTTTCTACCTCTGTCTTTAAACTCGCAAACATAGAAATATGCTTCCAAGTGCTACATACATGATTAAGTAGACATAAAAACAAACCGTCTTCACTATTTGGCATATATAGACTTTTAAGACAAAATTATCTTAAGAACAAACAACACGTGATTCTCTGtgagtgtgtgtatgtgtgtaatCGTAGATTCCAAGGGATGATAAACATATTGTACTCTTGAAGTCAAATCTAAAACTtccaaaaaataaaaattttgaacGAATTCGAAATTAATTAACGACATTTTAGAGTTACCTTGCATTTCAATTGGTTGAAGTCATCAAGAGGAGATCCACTGATCCATCTAAAGGATCCAACACGGAATGAGCGCCTTCTTTTGTCGACTGAAAAGTAATTTCTTGATACAAAGACTACATTATTTTTTACATCTTTCTCAACAACATACCTGCACATATATGATACAAAGACAAAATATCAGCGTTCAAGATATGAATATTTACGAcccggatttatatatatttatgcgtaCGGACAATGATAGTTTAGACATTTACCATGGGCCTCCAGCAAGTTTCAAACCTTGACGTTGACCAATAGTGTAAAACCAAAAACCTCTATGGGATCCTAAAAAATCCCCTGTTTCAGCTTCCAATATTATACCCTCTTTTTCACCAATATGTCTTCCCACAAAGTCACTGAATTTAATCTGCATAAATAAATCACTTTAATGAAAAGTCTATATAAATCACCACTTAATACAACATATACATGGATGGATAGCAGTGTTTCCGGCATAACGCCTTTCCTAGTTAAAGAGAATAATGAAATAATGAGGTCAAGTAGTGTTGCTATTGAGTATTGAAAAAGGCGCCTTAGTTGCGAAATTATTTGTTTAGCTCCTTTTGTACCGAATAAAAATTTGTTAATAAGTTTAAGCCATTATATTATAAATGTTCTGTATCTTGCCACTGTATGTTATACTCCAACCATTATAATTTACCCCAGATCCCATTTACTAGCAAGAAAAGGAGCTTATTTGACCATATTTCCCTCGTAAATGATATTATGATGGACAAACTATGGAAGAATCTGTTAAAAATGGCAGTTTTTGACATAGAAAGTAAGATCAGCATACATAATACAGAATAGAAAAACATCTTTTGTCCTGAGATTAGTACCATCAAGAACCAGCAAAGAATGGATTAAAAATGTAAAtggtattattaaaaataataataataataataaatttgtttGGGTCATTCACGTGATAGCACATGTTCTGGTCACCTAATAAATTTAACTCATGCTTGGACCACGTATCATCATCTTGTAATATTGAGACGCGAGACAACCAAAGCTGAAAATTTGATTTTCAGAccgactttaaaacccatgaaaatttgattctaccatttttcaTGGCGCCtctcttttatttttatattttattattaattttctTTGTTTTTTTggcaatctctctaccctggagtagaggGGGGATGAATTTCCTTTCCTGTGGGTGGAGAATTCCTTTTCTCAACTTGTGATTAAAGAAACGGCTTCTCTTctattctagggtagaggaaggattgtctatatcttacctcccccatacctcgcaggcgcgtgattgagtattgttgttgttgttgagacaaCCAAAGCTTAGTCTCGTTATCTCGTCTCGTCATATAAAAAAAGAAAGTGGTAATTATGTCATCATTATATGACGTGTTTTCATCGGATTGGATCTTTTATCACAATCGGGAGCTGTTAACACAACCGGATGCAAGTTTAAGGGGGCTATCGAATGGGGTTGAAGATGCTGCTCTTGAAGAAGTGGTTGTGGCTAATTCAGATATGTTATGGTCGAAGACGTGGTGTTGGAGAGTGTCACTTGTTATGGGCAAAAGGCTGATTCATAGTCAAATGATGTTGCTGGTGTTATTGATCGGGTTATAAATGTGTCACATTCGGTTGAGACCGTTCAGGCTATAGATGCTGCTGCTGGTGGATCTGTTCGTTCAAAGTCAGTTGCATATAGTGCCCATTTCATGGAAATAGATGCAGCTCTAGCAGCTCAAGGCTTCGGTAATAAAAAGAGAAAGTTGAACGAGATCGAGGCTATGGTTTTGGGTCCAGTCTCATCTAACTCTTTAGTTGTGAAATTAAATGTTTCCCGTGACAATACTTCAATGCCTAAGGTTTTCGTTGGTAAGAGTTCAGCCCACATTTGTTGTGCTTGTTCGAACGATGCTTGTAAGGGTTTTTGTAGGGAATGGGTCATTCACAACAAGAAGCATCGGGTCCCCATGGTTAAGTCTTCTTCGCCAAATAGAGGGTCAAGGCGTTTCTCTTAGATTGCGGGATAACGAAGATGATGTAGATTATGGTGATGCGAAGCAAAACTTTTTCCGTAACAAACCGGTTTTCGAACAAATAGGCGGAAAGGGTAAGCTTGGCTTTTTTGAAGATTTAGCGAGGCAGGGTTTGATCCCTCCTCCTTCTAAGGGCATTCTAATTGGTGACGGATCGTCGATTGCTCAATGAAAAGGTCAAGAAGGGTCAAGGTGTTTCTATTAGAATGCGGGATAACGAAGATGATGTAGATTATGGTGATGCGATGCAAAACTTTTTTCGTGACGAACCGGTTGTCGAACAAACAGGCGGAGAGGGTAAGCTTGGCTTTTTTGAAGATTTAGCGAGGCAGATCCCTCCTTCTAAGGGCATTCTCATTGGTGACGGATCGGCGAAACTCTCTTTCCTATTCAAAGCTCAACCcttaaatataatataatgataaataaaatgataaaatgataataataataataaaataataataaattaaactgCTTATGTAGCTTACCCATTAGACCTTTTTGAAGAAGGTTCCATACTAGTACTAGAAATAATCGTAGGAAATCCTTTAATAACACCGATTCCTATTTCTGGGAAAATCAAACTTTCATTGAAAACAAGCAAATAAAAGGCTTTCATACAAATTCTCGTAGAATCGAGAATGAAGTTTTCATTTTGTACATGCCAAATCATGAATTAGTAACTGCATCCAATTTCGAAAAAGATGGAGAGATACATGACAGGGGAGAAGTGTTGAGGTTTCTCAGACGAAAGGTTTGATATGTGTTTCCTGAATTGATAACTTGAATAGAGGAATCACGTGTTACGTACTGAAGCTATAGCAAAGAAACAAGCTCGAGCAGCGCAACAATGGAGTTTTTTATTACAAGTTTGTTACAGAAAAAGAGTAAAGAATTACAGATCTGAACTGCTTGACTATTCTAACTATGTTTCCTCCTTTTATCTATCTACAATCGATACAACAACTGTAACTAATTCTCAAATGAGCTGCTAACAAACTAACTGCTACTCGTGCACCTCACGTGTCCTGTGACTAGCTGTACACGTGCGGGTCACGTCTTGTATATAACAAGGTTCTTAGTATTGGAAGGAAAAAAGACTTCGAAGATGAACTCTACAAGGAAGACCTAAGGTAGGTTATAGAAAAGAAAGAACAAAAAAGGATTAAAAAAATGAATTTTTGATTGGTCTGGGAATCCAATATTCAGTACAAAAGTTTGGTGGCGGAACTCTAGGTCAACCTTGAGGAATGTGAAAATGTACGTATAGCCAAAAAAAGGACATCATTTAAAATCTGCTCAAGTTCTAATTCTTCTAGTGGACTATGTGGTAATACGAACAGCTAATGCGGTCAAATCGAAGAAGGCAGACGGTTCGTCTTCCAAGTCGGGTTCCAAATCTCGAAATGGTAAATCCGTGGCCGAGTAATTCGGATCCGGTTGACGGTTCGGTTGGTTGTCTAGTAGGGCTCGTGTTTGTTGGTTGTGTTTCTTAATGTTACGAACTTTTTTGTTGTGTTTTGGTAGTTAGCATCTCAGGTCATTTCTAGTTAGTTTTGCACTTTTGCTCATTCGGTTGGTTTGTTTAGGTTTAGTTGCGATCGTTTGAGCCAAATCACTTATTGCTTTTATCTTTGTATAGTTCGTTTTTCTTTCCGAGAAAACAACTCGTTCTATAGTATTCGCTTTTCGCCCCCCCAAAAAAAAAACTACAAATTTAAACCATTGATTTGGTGATGATGTGTCTCTCTCCTCATATCAACCATTGATTTGTTTATTTGAATCTCAACCATTAACTTTTAACAAACTCAATTACTTCACAACCACCACCTATCACCACCACTCAtcgccaccacctaccaccaccaccaccaccacccacaccCGCCACCGGGCCACCGGACCACTACCGGACAACCAGAACACTACCGGACCACCGAACTACCATCGGACAGCCACCGTATGACCGGAGCACTGCCGGACCACCAGACAACCGAACCACCACCCGACCATCGGACCACCACCGGACCACCATATTAAAACTCGTACGATTTATAATTATCAATTAGCTTTTAATTCCGTGAATTCACCAATGTACACTGTACACAATATTTTTATAAATTGATCTTTGTAAACCGCGTGTATTCACGGGTTAAAACAAGTTATTATATCTAAAAGAAAATCAGTAACAGTATAAATCTTGATAAAATATCAGGTTCTTTGTTAGCCAGAAATACCTTTCCAAGGAAACATATCCCTTGTGAATCCCTTCTATCCTGGTTAGGCAAATCAAACTTTCTGGCAAGCAGGCGGACTTCATCCTGATGAGTTCATAAGAGATAGATTATTAGGATAATAAAATCATCACAACATAACCTATACACATTCATGTCGTGTACACTCGCATATCAATTACCTTTGGAATACATCCAAGGGGAAGCACAAGTCTTTTAAGCTGAGCCTGCGAGAGATATGAAAGAAAGTAGGTCTGATCCTTGACCTGAAATATCATAGGTTATGTTGTGGATGAGTAAATCAAAACCTACACACAAAAGAAACAAAAACCACATACTTCGAGCCTAGTTCCTTGAGGTTGCAGATTCTACATTATCTCTACATGGCTATACTAAAAAACTAGACTATTTTGGTAAGAAATAAGTTACTGCATTTTGGCTCGCACTAAAGTTACTGCATATGACCTGCTCATTTTGCCATTTTTAGTGTATGTGAATAGACAACAAGTGAAATGTGAAGTAAGGCAAACCAAAAGGCAAATAAGAAGCATGTCTATACCATATCATGTGAGAGTTCGAGAAATGAAAGCTCATTGGCTTCATCTGTAACGGGATGAACAACCTTTGCATAATGTCCAGAAGCAACAAAGTCAAAATCCTTGTTACTAATGGCTTCCATGAATGCACCTACAAATAAAGTCAAATTAAGTACAAATTCCAACAAGAAGGAAATCAAGTAGCATGACTACCGAAATCACAAACCAAATTTGATTCTTGTATTGCATAGAACATCAGGGTTAGGCGTACGACCACATTTATACTCATCAATGATGTAAGATACCTGCAACATGATGCGATAAGTTCCTTTGAGTGTTTCATTACAGCAAAAAGTTTATGTATCTTTTGGAAAAAGTATATTTACTTAGTAATGATAACCAAAATATTATCCAAGAAAATATTTTTACTTACTACTTTATCCCAGTATTCATTAGTCAAATGTACAACTTCAAGTGGTACATCAACCTGAACCACATACGTAACAGACTGTTGATTTATATATCTATACTAGTAATCAAACTTGGGGGAAATAAAGAAAACGATAATAACATATTTGTGTAACGGATCGATTAGTCAACCTGATTGCAAACAGCTTTTGCATACTTCAAATCCTCTTCCCACGGGCACTCAGACCAGAAGTTTTCAAAATCTTCCTACGAATAAACTAGTATCAGAACAATCCAAGTTATTCAACTATAAATATCGAGGTGCTAAAATGAAGtaacaaaataaattaaaatagtAAAGAAAAATGTCAATAGAGGCAGATTTTGATTTGACAGGGGCGGATTTGAGGGTGTTTAACATGTGCGCTTGCACAGGGCCCATAATCCGAAGGGGCCTATAATCAAACAATTTATAGTACTTATGAACAATATTGTCATGACTGATTTTTGTACTTAGCATTATTTGTTAGAGTTTTGGGTAATGGGTCATTATACACTATCTACTAGGCCTATTCAGTACTTATGAACAATATTGTTATGACTGCTTTTGTATACTAAAGGCCTATTTTTTAATAATTGAACAGGGCCCATATTAAAAATTGAAATCGACGGGACGCCTCTGTGATTTGATCATAGTAATTTTGTTCATTTGCTTACATACAGGGGCGTATTTTAGAAGGGACAAGCGGGGGCAGCCGCCcctagtggatttgcaattttcagtgtaaaaattttggatttttcaactttggccccagtggatttttttttttgccccaaaacttacatattttgtcccaaaaccttcaaattttgcccaaaaatctccaaattttaccccaaaaccttcaaattttgcccataaactttcaaattttgccccaaaaactccgtaatttgcctaaaaaccttcaTTTTTGtcacaaaacctccatattttgtccaaaaaaattgctacggttttaaattttttttgcccccggtgaaaaaaaatcctggtaccgccactgCTTACATATGTTTTAACCACGGTCTACTCTCTATAACTTTAACCCTAAACAACAGAACTAGGGCATACATTCAAAACTAGGTACtgttaaatatatctatataaacTTAACCGTATATACACAGACTAATAACTAATAAGCAATCAAAAATAAATAACCTATGTGAATATATTAAACGTACTTGGAACCAGATTTTGAGATAAAAAGCAGTGCAGGAGTGTCCAGCAGCATGAAGAAGACGAAGTGCGACGCTGCTATCAACGCCTCCGCTAAGCAGAACCGCCAATTTGAGCGGTCGATTGCTGTTAGGTATCGAGCATGATAGATATTTCCGGTCCAGATGAAAAACCGGTTCGTTTGAAGTTAGGGGAGTtgctgttgatgaaaatgaacgaggtgTTTTGATTGATAAAATTGGTTTGATAATTCTAGGGTAAGTTTGTCGAATTATGAATTGTAGGGGTATGTGTAGGGAGTAAGAGTGTAATTTTGTGGTAGGGTGAAACAGAGCAGCCATTGTTGTTCTGAGCATCCTTGAGCTGACTTGAGTTTTTTCTCCGTGGTGGATTACGGCGTCAGGGATACCGTTTAATTCGTGTTTGAAGTATTTTTATTTTCAGTCCTTATAGTTTTGGTATTATTATCGTTTATGCCCTAAATTTGATTTATATGCAGTTTTTATAAACTCCGTATAAAAGGATGTTGGAGGATTTTAGATAATTTTACAAAAGCCATGAATGATCATGAAAAGGGTAGTCTGCAGAATTCTAACAATGTTTCTATAATCTTTGATCATTTTGGAAGTTAAGTATTTGTCGTTGATGTTATAAAACCGATTGCTCATTATATAACAAAATGTAGGGTATAAAACTAAGTTGTTTTTTATGGCCTAATATACCTCAAATAATTTTTTTGCTACAAAAAATTATATTACTTTTTCAAAAACATACATTGGGTTGGATCTGCCCAGGCTCAAAAATCAAAAACACAAACAATACAAGGTCATCAACAGCCCAAAAACTGGTCAAATACATCAAAACTTGTACAAATTCAATCTAAACTAAATCTCATATTTCTCCATTTCAACTTCCATATATCTGCAGCCTTCATCACTGCAGCAGAATCTTtgactttaaacgtcaacaatttGAATTGGATATGCGAATGAATATTTTTACAAATTTCACCCTCTGGTCTTTTCATCTGTACAAATAATCTTCTATTTCTTTCTTTTCAAATAAAATATACACAAGTTGCAACCATTATCCGATTGATAATATTTCATCTGTTGTTTGTGTAAGGGTACAGTGAAATACCCCTTATAACATCGGTCAAACTATTAGTCAAACCTCTAAAGATTAACTTTTGCTTCATTTCCTTCCATATTTTTAAGCTATAATCACAATTGAAGAACAAATGGTTTACCGAGTCTTTAACTTTTTCACATTGAGGGTAGATAAACACTTTTTGGGGCATCTAAATTTGCATTCTATCTTGTGTATTCAACTGCCAACTATAGAATGAATGCCTGTTTAGGATCAAAATATCTAAACCAAATTACATGGTGTCATTCCACTTTACTTCTATTAATTCTGAGATCATTCCAGACTTGATGGGTTGAAAAAGCCACCTTTTTGCCCTCATTTGTAAttcaatgaatattattattattaatgtgcaCATGAGATTTTATCTTATCTCTTAACTCTGAAAGTTTTTTCCATCCCCTATCATTGTAGCTAAATTGGACATTCCATAAACTAATACCATTCATCTTCACCACATTAACCCATTTACCCCATATAGAATCTTTTTGAGTTAAAATTCTCCATATCTATTTAACCAACAAGGTTTCATTCCATTGTTTAAGTGGTTTCAAACCCAAACCACCTTGATCTTTTGGAGCACA
This genomic interval carries:
- the LOC139896157 gene encoding uncharacterized protein; the encoded protein is MLRTTMAALFHPTTKLHSYSLHIPLQFIIRQTYPRIIKPILSIKTPRSFSSTATPLTSNEPVFHLDRKYLSCSIPNSNRPLKLAVLLSGGVDSSVALRLLHAAGHSCTAFYLKIWFQEDFENFWSECPWEEDLKYAKAVCNQVDVPLEVVHLTNEYWDKVVSYIIDEYKCGRTPNPDVLCNTRIKFGAFMEAISNKDFDFVASGHYAKVVHPVTDEANELSFLELSHDMVKDQTYFLSYLSQAQLKRLVLPLGCIPKDEVRLLARKFDLPNQDRRDSQGICFLGKIKFSDFVGRHIGEKEGIILEAETGDFLGSHRGFWFYTIGQRQGLKLAGGPWYVVEKDVKNNVVFVSRNYFSVDKRRRSFRVGSFRWISGSPLDDFNQLKCKVRHGPDFYNCTLHMELAENGTEHIGTVQLPEDDQGLAAGQFAAFYKEKVCVGSGVILESWDDSGFPVCDRARENAKLEDKSKLGKPVKIKAKPDDCLKNPIVKTM